GGTAGGTCTTTTCTACATAGCGGGTAAGAATAATATTTTGGGTCAGTGTCCAGAAGTTATTGGTGACCCAGTAGACAATTAGAGCCACAGGTGTTGGGCCAAAGAACCCCGCGAAGAGGATCATCAGCGGTGCGTAGATAAGCATTACGCGCATGAATTTGCTGAGGAATACACTGACGCTATTGGAATAGTCGAGAGTGCGCTGCAACCGGCGGTAGGAAATGACCAAGTTAAAACCGGTGAAAATGGCCGCTGCCACGATGCCGATAATGCAGAAAGCTAACAGCGAATCATGATCGCCCCCAAGGATTTGTAGTTGCTCCCGGTCCATGCGCAGATACGCGGGTAGAGGCTGCCCCAAGAATGTCGCACTCAGAAAGTCGGAAATCTCATCCTTAGAGATGAATCCGACATTATGAGACGCAGGCAGCCCAGGCCCCTCAGACGCCCGCAGCATGTGCCTCAGCATGCGAACAAGGCCCATAATCACGGGAATCTGGACGAAGAGGGGCGCCAGCATTACGGAGGTCTTAATACCTTCGGCTTTGCGCATTTCCTTGCTGGCAAAGTTTACGTATTGTGGCGAGTTCGGCTCGATGCTCCTGCGGTAGCGCTCCTTGAGTATAAAAAGCTGCGGCCGTAGGTTGGCCGTCTTGCGCGCCGAGATAAATTGCTGGAACGCGAGAAACGCCAGAGCGCCACGCACCGTAAACACCAGCAGGAAGAGAGAAAGCGTCCAGGACAGAGAAGATGGCAGGTGAAACACTGAGGCCAGTAAAAGGTGCCACGCCTTAAGGACAAACGAGACCAGCCAAACAAATGGTTCCAAAATAACCACGGGCCGACTCCTCCATGTCAAGGATAAGAAAAGTAAGACAACCGGATTAGGCCGGTGTGCCAATTCCAGCCGCTATCCTAGCGACTCGAATCACCTGCCCCAACTTTAAAACAGGGCCCCGCTGTGGCGGGACCCTGTCTTTAAGATAGTGAAGCTGGATGACATCCAGTGGAAGGCAAACGAACCTGGGTGAGAACTAGTTA
The nucleotide sequence above comes from Corynebacterium amycolatum. Encoded proteins:
- the yidC gene encoding membrane protein insertase YidC, with amino-acid sequence MVILEPFVWLVSFVLKAWHLLLASVFHLPSSLSWTLSLFLLVFTVRGALAFLAFQQFISARKTANLRPQLFILKERYRRSIEPNSPQYVNFASKEMRKAEGIKTSVMLAPLFVQIPVIMGLVRMLRHMLRASEGPGLPASHNVGFISKDEISDFLSATFLGQPLPAYLRMDREQLQILGGDHDSLLAFCIIGIVAAAIFTGFNLVISYRRLQRTLDYSNSVSVFLSKFMRVMLIYAPLMILFAGFFGPTPVALIVYWVTNNFWTLTQNIILTRYVEKTYPLTDDFRTLQNHQKGEYESEREEKKKLKQAKRRFYIKSAFAPWKIKQYKSEYAAIEKESRDRRKAKQDEEYAQALKIAKVRYMVTQMRPGAQDNLPSLTQDMKISSGIVPPLPGLAKVRADMKRQAEKAQKAQKRPKPILIAKNLGMLLGQNTKNMVKKATGSKESDWKRFRD